In Nocardia sp. NBC_00403, one DNA window encodes the following:
- a CDS encoding DUF418 domain-containing protein yields MAAPTPAAPSRVVALDVLRGIAILGTLGTNIWILTDVEGLVGYLDELHTDATGWMWVERVMQQVAQGKFLGLLTIMFGIGLAIQQGSAARAGRRWPGSYPWRAGLLFLDGLLNFLFIAEFDVLMGYALTGLVVAFILAASTRAQRRWLIVAAGIHLTMLTSIAVGMAFDSRQDSGPRQALDPNPYADGSFWDLVLFRLENAGMFRFEAIFVFPMSIALFLAGARLFRAGVFRPEGARIRKRLMIAGLVVAAPLDLIVGVLGGGDMLLFTRYGTAPFVSFGILALVAEFSLHRPRVGFLGRRLTDVGRTALSCYILQNLVASILCYGWGFGLAARVSPDTRIPFTVGIYLLVALIIVAFAHFWLRRFERGPVEWLWNTSYRALTRER; encoded by the coding sequence ATGGCAGCACCGACTCCCGCCGCGCCCTCGCGAGTCGTCGCGCTGGATGTGCTGCGCGGCATCGCCATCCTCGGCACGCTCGGCACGAACATCTGGATTCTCACCGATGTCGAGGGCCTCGTCGGCTACCTCGACGAGCTGCACACCGACGCGACCGGCTGGATGTGGGTCGAGCGGGTCATGCAGCAGGTGGCGCAGGGTAAGTTCCTCGGGCTGCTCACCATCATGTTCGGCATCGGACTCGCCATCCAGCAGGGTTCGGCCGCGCGAGCAGGCCGCCGCTGGCCGGGCAGCTATCCGTGGCGGGCCGGGCTACTCTTCCTCGACGGACTGCTGAATTTCTTATTCATCGCCGAGTTCGACGTGCTGATGGGGTACGCGCTCACCGGACTGGTCGTCGCCTTCATCCTCGCGGCAAGCACACGCGCGCAACGTCGTTGGCTGATCGTCGCGGCGGGCATCCACCTCACGATGTTGACGTCGATCGCGGTCGGCATGGCATTCGATTCCCGTCAGGACTCGGGGCCGAGACAGGCGCTCGACCCGAATCCTTATGCCGACGGGTCGTTCTGGGATCTGGTGCTGTTCCGGCTGGAGAACGCGGGCATGTTCCGATTCGAGGCGATCTTCGTGTTCCCCATGTCGATCGCGCTGTTCCTGGCCGGTGCTCGGCTGTTCCGGGCCGGAGTCTTTCGACCCGAAGGCGCACGAATCCGCAAGCGGCTCATGATCGCCGGGCTCGTGGTGGCGGCTCCCCTGGATCTGATCGTCGGTGTACTCGGTGGGGGTGACATGCTGCTGTTCACCCGATACGGCACGGCACCGTTCGTCTCGTTCGGCATCCTGGCACTGGTGGCCGAGTTCTCTCTGCACCGCCCGCGTGTCGGATTCCTCGGCCGCCGCCTCACCGACGTCGGCCGCACCGCGCTGAGCTGCTACATCCTGCAGAACCTGGTGGCGTCGATCCTGTGCTACGGCTGGGGTTTCGGCCTCGCCGCCCGGGTATCTCCTGATACGCGCATCCCGTTCACGGTCGGCATCTATCTGCTGGTCGCGCTGATCATCGTCGCCTTCGCGCACTTCTGGCTGCGCCGCTTCGAGCGCGGGCCGGTGGAGTGGCTGTGGAATACCAGTTACCGCGCGCTCACTCGCGAACGCTGA
- the dop gene encoding depupylase/deamidase Dop — protein MQRIIGIEVEYGISTPTEPSANPILTSTQAVLAYAAAEGVPRAKRTRWDYEVESPLRDARGFDLSRMNGPAPVIDADEVGAANMILTNGARLYVDHAHPEYSAPEVVDPMDAVIWDKAGERVMEAAARHASSVPGAPRLQLYKNNVDGKGASYGTHENYLMSRETPFNQIIVGLTPFFVSRQVITGSGRVGIGQSGDHAGFQLSQRADYIEVEVGLETTLKRGIINTRDEPHADADKYRRLHVIIGDANLAEMSTYLKVGTTALVLDLIEAGEDLSDLQLARPVTAVHQISHDPTLRATVALTDGRELTGLALQRIYLDRVEKYVARSANDDPRVRDIIENWAMVLDLLERDPMECADLLDWPAKLRLLEGMRKREGLSWAAPKLHLMDLQYSDVRLDKGLYNRLVARGSMKRLVTEQQILDAMTKPPTDTRAYFRGECLRRFGADIAAASWDSVIFDLGGDSLVRIPTLEPRRGTKAHVGKLLDGVNTAAELVEQLTT, from the coding sequence ATGCAGCGCATCATCGGCATCGAGGTCGAATACGGCATCTCCACTCCCACCGAGCCGTCCGCCAACCCGATCCTCACCTCCACCCAGGCGGTTCTCGCCTATGCGGCGGCGGAGGGTGTGCCGCGCGCGAAGCGAACTCGATGGGATTACGAGGTGGAGTCGCCGCTACGCGATGCGCGCGGCTTCGACCTGAGTCGGATGAACGGGCCTGCGCCGGTGATCGACGCCGACGAGGTAGGTGCGGCGAACATGATCCTCACCAACGGCGCCCGACTGTATGTCGACCATGCCCACCCCGAATACTCCGCACCCGAGGTCGTCGACCCGATGGACGCGGTGATCTGGGACAAGGCAGGTGAACGTGTGATGGAGGCCGCGGCGCGGCATGCGTCGAGCGTGCCGGGCGCACCGCGGCTGCAGTTGTACAAGAACAATGTCGACGGCAAGGGGGCCTCCTACGGCACCCACGAGAACTATCTGATGAGCCGCGAAACCCCGTTCAATCAGATCATCGTCGGCCTGACCCCGTTCTTCGTGTCGCGTCAGGTGATCACGGGTTCCGGTCGGGTCGGTATCGGCCAGTCCGGTGACCACGCCGGGTTCCAGCTGTCCCAGCGTGCCGACTACATCGAGGTCGAGGTCGGCCTGGAGACCACGCTCAAGCGCGGCATCATCAACACCCGCGACGAGCCGCACGCCGACGCCGACAAGTACCGCAGACTGCACGTCATCATCGGTGACGCCAATCTGGCCGAAATGTCCACCTACCTCAAGGTCGGCACCACCGCGCTGGTGCTGGACCTGATCGAGGCGGGCGAGGACCTGTCGGATCTGCAGCTGGCCCGCCCCGTCACCGCGGTGCACCAGATCTCGCACGACCCCACCCTGCGCGCCACGGTGGCGCTCACCGACGGCCGCGAGCTCACCGGCCTGGCCTTGCAGCGCATCTACCTGGATCGGGTGGAGAAGTACGTGGCACGCAGCGCCAACGACGATCCCCGGGTTCGCGACATCATCGAGAACTGGGCGATGGTGCTCGACCTGCTCGAACGTGATCCGATGGAATGCGCCGATCTGCTCGACTGGCCCGCCAAGCTGCGTCTGCTCGAGGGGATGCGCAAGCGTGAGGGCCTGAGCTGGGCCGCACCCAAACTGCACCTGATGGACCTGCAGTACTCCGACGTGCGGCTGGACAAGGGGCTCTACAACCGCCTCGTGGCACGCGGATCGATGAAACGTCTCGTCACAGAGCAGCAGATTCTCGATGCGATGACCAAGCCGCCCACCGACACTCGCGCCTACTTCCGCGGTGAGTGCCTGCGCCGCTTCGGCGCCGATATCGCTGCCGCGAGCTGGGATTCGGTGATCTTCGATCTCGGCGGGGATTCGCTGGTGCGCATCCCGACGCTCGAGCCACGCCGCGGGACAAAGGCGCACGTCGGCAAGCTGCTCGACGGCGTCAACACCGCCGCCGAGCTTGTCGAACAGTTGACCACCTGA
- a CDS encoding ubiquitin-like protein Pup: MAQEQTKRAGGGDEDEGPEGVDAAGQERREKLAEETDDLLDEIDDVLEENAEDFVRAYVQKGGQ; encoded by the coding sequence ATGGCACAAGAGCAGACCAAGCGCGCCGGGGGCGGCGACGAGGATGAGGGCCCGGAGGGCGTAGACGCCGCCGGACAGGAGCGCCGCGAGAAGCTGGCGGAGGAGACCGACGACCTGCTCGACGAGATCGATGATGTGCTCGAGGAGAACGCGGAAGACTTCGTTCGTGCGTACGTGCAGAAGGGTGGCCAGTGA
- the prcB gene encoding proteasome subunit beta, whose amino-acid sequence MHAPELLPGNRFAAIEGATGSSGGTAAKDLAPHGTTIVAVSYRGGVLIAGDRRATMGNLLASRDMEKVYITDTYSAAGIAGTAGMAIEMVRLFAVELEYYEKIEGVSLTFDGKANKLSKMVRDNLPAALQGLAVVPVLVGYDEYATDPDKAGRIVSYDVVGGRSEERFGYTAVGSGSNFAKSSLKKLYAKGIDEDRALRIAVESLFDAADDDTATGGPDIVRGIYPTAIVVNEEGADLVPEERLAEIARGIVADREAAEEGSAQA is encoded by the coding sequence ATGCATGCACCGGAACTGTTGCCCGGCAACAGATTCGCCGCGATAGAGGGTGCCACCGGAAGCTCCGGTGGCACCGCCGCGAAGGACCTGGCTCCGCACGGGACCACCATCGTCGCGGTCTCCTATCGCGGTGGCGTGCTGATCGCCGGTGACCGGCGGGCCACCATGGGAAACCTGTTGGCCAGCAGGGACATGGAGAAGGTGTACATCACCGACACCTACTCGGCGGCAGGCATCGCGGGCACCGCGGGCATGGCCATCGAGATGGTGCGGCTTTTCGCGGTGGAGCTCGAGTACTACGAGAAGATCGAAGGCGTCTCGCTGACCTTCGACGGTAAGGCGAACAAGCTCTCGAAGATGGTGCGGGACAACCTGCCCGCGGCACTTCAAGGTCTTGCGGTGGTCCCGGTACTCGTCGGCTACGACGAGTACGCCACCGATCCGGACAAAGCGGGCCGCATCGTTTCCTACGACGTGGTCGGCGGCCGCAGCGAGGAACGTTTCGGCTACACCGCTGTCGGTTCCGGTTCGAATTTCGCCAAGTCGTCGCTGAAGAAGCTGTACGCCAAGGGAATCGACGAGGACCGCGCACTGCGCATCGCCGTCGAGTCGCTCTTCGATGCGGCCGACGACGACACCGCCACCGGCGGTCCCGACATCGTGCGCGGCATCTATCCGACGGCGATCGTTGTCAACGAGGAGGGTGCCGATCTGGTGCCGGAGGAGCGTTTGGCGGAGATCGCGCGCGGGATCGTCGCCGACCGCGAGGCCGCGGAAGAAGGGAGTGCGCAAGCATGA
- the prcA gene encoding proteasome subunit alpha, with translation MTLPYYASAEQIMRDKTELARKGIGRGRSVIVLVYDKGVLFVAENPSATLHKVSELYDRVGFAAVGKYNEFEALRRGGILQADLKGYQYDRRDVTGRGLANAYAQTLGTIFTDQLKPYEVEICVAEVGYPEQTPTSVLYRITFDGSIVDEREYVVMGGTTEPILTALKASYQPGLDLSSAVGVAVKALTAGVPEGADKEKRVLGVSSLEVATLEQARPRRAFRRVSDTALEGLLAGSKSGSKSKAAAATAAAEAEDAPKSE, from the coding sequence ATGACACTGCCGTATTACGCGTCGGCCGAACAGATCATGCGCGACAAGACCGAACTTGCGCGCAAGGGCATCGGTCGTGGTCGCAGTGTCATCGTGTTGGTGTACGACAAGGGTGTGCTGTTCGTCGCCGAGAACCCGTCGGCGACGCTGCACAAGGTGAGCGAGCTGTACGACCGCGTCGGGTTCGCCGCGGTGGGCAAGTACAACGAGTTCGAGGCGCTGCGCCGCGGTGGCATCCTGCAGGCCGACCTGAAGGGTTACCAGTACGACCGGCGCGATGTCACCGGTCGCGGCCTCGCCAACGCCTACGCACAGACCCTCGGCACGATCTTCACCGATCAGCTCAAGCCATATGAGGTGGAGATCTGTGTGGCCGAGGTGGGGTATCCGGAGCAGACGCCGACCTCGGTGCTCTACCGGATCACCTTCGACGGTTCGATCGTGGACGAGCGCGAATACGTGGTGATGGGCGGCACGACCGAGCCGATCCTCACCGCATTGAAGGCGTCCTACCAGCCCGGTCTCGACCTGTCCTCGGCCGTCGGCGTGGCCGTCAAGGCGCTGACCGCGGGGGTTCCCGAGGGTGCGGACAAGGAGAAGCGTGTACTCGGGGTGAGCTCGCTCGAGGTCGCCACACTGGAGCAGGCCCGGCCGCGGCGGGCGTTTCGCCGGGTTTCGGACACCGCCCTGGAAGGGCTGCTGGCCGGCAGTAAATCGGGCAGCAAGAGCAAGGCCGCCGCAGCGACCGCCGCGGCGGAAGCGGAGGACGCTCCGAAGTCGGAGTGA
- the pafA gene encoding Pup--protein ligase, which yields MQRRIMGIETEFGVTCTFHGHRRLSPDEVARYLFRRVVSWGRSSNVFLRNGARLYLDVGSHPEYATAECDNLAQLVTHDRAGERVLEELLIDAEQRLAEEGIGGDIYLFKNNTDSAGNSYGCHENFLVVRAGEFSRISDVLLPFLVTRQLICGAGKILQTPKAATFCLSQRAEHIWEGVSSATTRSRPIINTRDEPHADAEKYRRLHVIVGDSNMSETTTMLKVGTASLVLEMIEAGVSFRDFALDNPIRAIREVSHDLTGKRPVRLAGGRQASALDIQREYYARAVEHLRNRDRDPHVDQVVDLWGRTLDAVEAQDFAKVDTEVDWVIKRKLFQRYQDRYGMELSDPKIAQLDLAYHDIKRGRGVFDLLQRKGLAKRVTEDEAVDAAVDTPPQTTRAKLRGDFITAAQEAGRDFTVDWVHLKLNDQAQRTVLCKDPFRSVDERVDRLIASM from the coding sequence GTGCAGCGACGAATCATGGGGATCGAGACCGAATTCGGTGTGACGTGCACCTTCCACGGACACCGCCGGCTCAGCCCTGACGAGGTAGCCCGGTATTTGTTCCGCCGGGTAGTTTCCTGGGGCCGTAGCTCGAACGTGTTCCTCCGCAACGGTGCTCGGCTCTACCTCGATGTCGGGTCGCATCCGGAGTACGCCACGGCCGAGTGCGACAACTTGGCTCAGCTGGTCACCCATGACAGGGCGGGCGAGCGGGTGCTGGAGGAGCTGTTGATCGACGCCGAGCAGCGCCTCGCGGAGGAGGGCATCGGCGGTGATATCTACCTGTTCAAGAACAACACCGATTCGGCGGGCAACTCCTACGGTTGTCACGAGAACTTCCTCGTGGTCCGGGCCGGTGAATTCTCCAGGATCTCCGATGTGCTGCTGCCGTTCCTGGTCACCCGTCAGCTGATCTGCGGGGCGGGCAAGATCCTGCAGACGCCGAAGGCGGCCACGTTCTGCCTGTCGCAGCGTGCCGAGCACATCTGGGAGGGTGTGTCCTCAGCGACCACACGGTCGCGGCCGATCATCAACACCCGCGACGAGCCGCACGCGGACGCGGAGAAATACCGCCGTCTGCACGTGATCGTCGGTGACTCGAACATGTCCGAGACCACCACCATGCTCAAGGTCGGCACGGCCTCGCTGGTGCTGGAAATGATCGAGGCGGGGGTCTCGTTCCGCGACTTCGCGCTGGACAACCCGATCCGCGCCATCCGTGAGGTCAGCCACGACCTGACCGGCAAGCGTCCGGTGCGGCTGGCGGGCGGCCGGCAGGCCAGCGCCCTGGATATCCAGCGCGAGTACTACGCACGCGCCGTCGAGCACCTGCGCAACCGCGACCGCGATCCCCACGTCGACCAGGTCGTCGACCTGTGGGGGCGGACCCTGGACGCGGTCGAGGCACAGGACTTCGCGAAGGTCGACACCGAGGTCGACTGGGTGATCAAGCGCAAGCTGTTCCAGCGCTATCAGGACCGCTACGGCATGGAGCTGTCGGATCCGAAGATCGCCCAGCTGGATCTGGCTTATCACGACATCAAGCGCGGCCGCGGTGTCTTCGACCTGCTGCAGCGCAAGGGCCTGGCCAAGCGGGTCACCGAGGACGAGGCCGTGGACGCCGCGGTCGACACTCCGCCGCAGACAACCCGGGCCAAGCTGCGCGGCGACTTCATCACCGCCGCGCAGGAGGCGGGT